In one window of Enoplosus armatus isolate fEnoArm2 chromosome 7, fEnoArm2.hap1, whole genome shotgun sequence DNA:
- the LOC139288066 gene encoding protein wntless homolog encodes MAGAIIENMSTKKLVFLGFFILVLQVLSIMVGALIAPSPTRAIRYLATKCINRHRAYGWLVPWGSNRCQQIHSFDEPLAKTLDANDIVFAVHVPLPDKEMSPWFQYMLAVLQLDIAFKMINQIEDDVIITIDAGLAYRDDLASEWTTTSHSVEQRPLRCIFAVPKTYENEGRFYHCDPIPFMELGSVAHKYFLINLRLPVNDTVNVGIGEIKDIHVVGIHQNGGFTKVWISMKTVFSPWIIVATVWYWHRIGLMARPPVLLEKVILALGISMTFLNVPMEWLSLGFGWTWVLLFEDVQQGIFYSTLFCFWIIFCGEHLMDQSQRNRLSAYWWQVGLVVFGSSILLIFDLSERGVHLTNPFYSVWASDTGRKVAVTFIIVAGISVCLFFLSLCGMVRCVFRNIGGKIQQLPAMPQARRLRYKGIIFRFKFLMLVTLACAAMTVIFFILNQVSEGHWHWGDYTLQVHSAFLTGVYGMWNLYVFTIIFLYAPSHKHNGSKSGDSQQADMLEKPESQECQLTCGEQGPTEAYRISGKVAEE; translated from the exons atggcaggaGCAATCATAGAGAACATGAGCACTAAGAAGTTGGTTTTCTTGGGTTTCTTTATTCTTGTTTTACAAGTCCTTTCCATCATGGTTGGAGCATTAATCG CTCCTAGTCCTACCAGGGCCATTCGCTACTTGGCCACCAAATGCATCAATCGCCACAGGGCATATGGCTGGCTCGTCCCGTGGGGGTCAAACCGGTGCCAGCAGATCCACAGTTTCGATGAGCCACTGGCTAAAACGCTGGACGCCAACGACATCGTTTTTGCCGTGCACGTACCTCTTCCCGACAAGGAGATGAGCCCCTGGTTTCAGTATATGCTGGCTGTTCTGCAGCTGGACATTGCATTCAAAATGATCAATCAGATTG AAGATGATGTTATCATCACTATTGATGCGGGCCTGGCATACAGGGACGACTTGGCATCTGAGTGGACCACAACGTCTCACTCAGTGGAGCAAAGGCCACTCAGGTGCATATTTGCTGTCCCAAAG ACATATGAAAATGAAGGCCGCTTTTATCACTGCGACCCCATACCATTCATGGAGCTGGGAAGTGTGGCCCACAAATATTTTTTGATCAACCTGCGCTTGCCGGTGAATGACACGGTGAACGTTGGCATCGGAGAAATAAAAGACATCCATGTAGTG GGCATCCACCAGAATGGAGGCTTCACTAAAGTGTGGATCAGCATGAAGACTGTGTTCAGTCCCTGGATCATCgtggcaacagtttggtacTGGCACAGGATCGGCCTCATGGCAAGACCTCCAGTCCTTTTGGAAAA AGTGATTTTGGCTCTGGGTATCTCCATGACGTTCCTGAACGTGCCGATGGAGTGGCTCTCCCTGGGCTTTGGGTGGACGTGGGTGCTGCTGTTTGAAGATGTTCAACAGGGCATCTTCTACTCCACGCTCTTCTGTTTCTGGATCATCTTCTGTGGCGAACACCTCATG GACCAAAGTCAGAGGAATCGTCTCTCAGCGTACTGGTGGCAGGTCGGGCTGGTGGTGTTCGGCTCATCTATTCTCCTCATATTTGACCTGAGTGAAAG GGGGGTTCATTTGACCAACCCTTTCTACAGTGTTTGGGCATCAGACACTGGGAGAAAGGTGGCA GTCACCTTCATTATTGTGGCaggtatttctgtctgtctgttcttcctctccctgtgcGGCATGGTGCGTTGTGTGTTCAGGAACATCGGTGGGAAAATACAGCAACTTCCTGCAATGCCACAGGCTAGGCGACTGCGTTATAAG GGTATAATCTTCAGGTTCAAGTTTCTGATGCTGGTAACTCTAGCATGTGCAGCCATGACtgtcatcttcttcatcttaaATCAA GTCAGTGAAGGCCACTGGCACTGGGGAGACTACACCCTACAAGTCCACAGTGCTTTTCTCACAGGGGTATACGGCATGTGGAACCTGTATGTTTTCACCATTATCTTCCTCTACGCCCCCTCCCACAAGCACAACGGAAGCAAGTCAGGAGACAGTCAGCAAGCAG ATATGCTGGAGAAGCCGGAAAGCCAAGAGTGCCAGCTGACGTGTGGAGAGCAGGGGCCGACAGAGGCCTACAGGATCAGCGGGAAGGTGGCTGAGGAGTAA
- the dr1 gene encoding protein Dr1 yields MASSSGNDDDLTIPRAAINKMIKETLPNVRVANDARELVVNCCTEFIHLISSEANEICNKSDKKTISPEHVINALESLGFASYITEVKDVLQECKTVALKRRKASSRLENLGIPEEELLRQQQELFAKARQQQAELAQQEWLQMQQAAQQAQMAAASASAAQQAGSSQDEDEEDDM; encoded by the exons ATGGCTTCTTCCTCTGGAAACGACGACGACCTCACCATCCCCAGAGCAGCTATCAACAAGATGATTAAAGAAACTCTCCCTAACGTACGAGTGGCTAACGACGCCAGGGAGCTCGTGGTAAACTGCTGCACAGAGTTCATACACCTCATATCCTCAGAAGCCAATGAAATATGCAACAAGTCCGACAAGAAGACCATATCTCCTGAGCATGTCATCAACG CCCTTGAGAGCCTTGGTTTCGCATCGTACATCACTGAGGTGAAAGACGTCCTGCAGGAGTGTAAAACTGTCGctctgaagaggaggaaagccAGCTCGCGACTGGAGAACCTGGGTATCCCGGAGGAAGAGCTCCTCAGGCAACAACAGGAATTGTTCGCCAAG gcgcggcagcagcaggcagagctCGCCCAGCAGGAGTGGCTACAGATGCAGCAGGCCGCCCAGCAGGCACAGATGGCGGCAGCGTCTGCCAGCGCCGCCCAGCAGGCCGGCTCCTCTCAGGATGAAGACGAAGAGGATGACATGTGA
- the LOC139287638 gene encoding retinol dehydrogenase 8 — MAQKVVLITGCSSGIGLALAARIAKDEKKRFMVYATMRNLSKGEALVEEAGRTLGRTLEIKQLDVCDEDSIKACVDSLPERRVDILISNAGMGLIGPIECQSIDEMKTVMDTNFFGLVRLLKEILPDMKRRKKGHIVVISSVMGIQGILFNDVYAASKFAVEGFCESLAVQALRFNLNISLIEPGPVITEFERKVYDEGLKTDLSKADKVTADMFTNIYLKNYKQIFETFGQTAEDVAEHTLKIITMDNPPFRHQTNTLYTPMTTLKYADPSGDLPIDTFYKMVFEHDKVFNASLNFLKLLRWRSRKSFTLEKDKSN; from the exons ATGGCCCAGAAGGTGGTACTCATCACAGGCTGCTCCTCTGGGATTGGCCTCGCCTTGGCTGCACGCATCGcaaaagatgagaagaaaaggtTCATGG tcTATGCCACCATGAGGAACCTAAGTAAGGGTGAGGCGCTGGTCGAGGAAGCGGGTCGGACTTTGGGCAGGACTTTGGAGATCAAACAGTTGGACGTATGTGACGAGGACTCCATCAAAGCCTGCGTGGACAGTCTGCCTGAGCGCAGGGTGGACATTCTTA TAAGTAATGCAGGGATGGGTCTGATTGGACCCATCGAGTGTCAGTCTATCGACGAGATGAAGACCGTCATGGACACCAACTTCTTTGGGCTTGTGCGGTTGCTGAAAGAAATCCTACCtgacatgaagaggaggaaaaaaggccATATTGTGGTGATTAGCAGTGTCATGGGCATTCAGG ggATTTTATTCAATGATGTCTACGCAGCATCCAAGTTTGCAGTGGAAGGCTTTTGTGAAAGCTTAGCTGTACAAGCCCTGAGGTTTAATCTCAA TATCAGCCTGATAGAGCCGGGCCCAGTGATAACAGAGTTTGAGCGTAAAGTCTACGATGAGGGCTTGAAGACTGACCTCAGCAAGGCTGACAAAGTGACTGCTGACATGTTCACGAACATCTACTTGAAGAACTACAAACAAATCTTTGAGACCTTCGGGCAGACTGCTGAGGATGTAGCAGAG CATACTCTCAAGATCATCACCATGGACAACCCCCCTTTCCGTCATCAGACAAACACTCTTTACACCCCAATGACCACGCTCAAATATGCCGACCCCAGCGGTGACCTCCCAattgacacattttacaaaatggtGTTTGAACACGACAAGGTCTTCAACGCCAGCCTGAACTTCCTTAAACTTCTGCGCTGGAGAAGTCGGAAGAGCTTCACCTTGGAAAAGGACAAGAGCAACTAA
- the scinla gene encoding scinderin like a: MVYHKEFETAGKNPGLQVWRVEKMDLKPVPKALHGNFYTGDSYILLYTTSPPSYFLHSWLGEEASTDERGAAAIFMTQMDDFLGGTPTQFVEFQNRESVNFLGYFKSGIRYKKGGVASGFQHVVTNDTNVQRLLHVKGRHRIRAREVDMSWASFNKGDCFIIDLGKMIYHWSGSKSNRFERLKTTELANDIRDNERRGRAEIEMIDEGSEPEAVIKVLGPLPELPLESSDDVSTDKTNKNQASLYLISDATGSMKATKVADKNPFQQDMLSQSECYILDNGGDNKIFIWKGKNANADERKAASFAAQKFIKDKNYSENTQVQVMPAGGETTLFKQFFFNWLDKDETTGPSKAYTIGRIAQVEQIPFDASMLHSNNSMAAQHGMVDDGSGKVKIWRVEGGEKVSVDPSTYGQFFGGDCYLVLYSYNAGGREKHIIYTWQGQKCTQDELAASAYLTVNLDDSMGGVATQVRVSQGQEHPHLVSVFKEKSLVIHLGGTSRESGESKPGSTRLFHIRQSSNKATRAVEVEPTASSLNTNDVFVLKSPESLFLWKGKGATPEEMAAAKYVAGLLGGTATVVEETKEPAGFWSALGGKKEYQTSKTLQKMVRPPRLFSCSNKIGRLIAEEVPGEVTQMDLATDDVMILDTGDQIFVWVGKDANEVEKTGSQKIAEDYVNSDPSGRRGIPISTIKQGEEPPSFTGWFHAWDPTMWDKDLLQCMQARIKKH; encoded by the exons ATGGTGTACCACAAAGAGTTCGAGACTGCAGGGAAGAACCCCGGCCTGCAGGTGTGGCGGGTGGAGAAAATGGATTTGAAACCTGTCCCTAAAGCACTCCATGGAAACTTCTACACCGGAGACTCTTACATACTGCTCTAcaccacctctcctccttcttaTTTCCTTCACTCGTGGCTTG GTGAAGAAGCTTCCACTGATGAGAGGGGAGCTGCTGCCATCTTCATGACGCAGATGGATGACTTCCTGGGTGGAACTCCAACACAGTTTGTTGAGTTTCAAAACCGAGAGTCAGTCAACTTTCTAGGCTATTTCAAGTCTGGCATCAGATACAAG AAAGGTGGAGTAGCCTCAGGCTTCCAGCATGTGGTGACCAATGACACAAATGTCCAACGCCTGCTGCACGTTAAAGGTCGTCATAGGATCAGAGCCAGGGAGGTGGACATGTCCTGGGCCAGCTTCAACAAAGGAGACTGCTTCATCATTGACTTGGGAAAG ATGATCTACCACTGGTCTGGCAGTAAAAGCAATCGCTTTGAGCGGCTGAAAACCACTGAGCTGGCCAATGACATCCGCGACAATGAGCGAAGGGGCCGTGCTGAAATAGAAATGATCGATGAAGGCTCTGAGCCAGAAGCTGTCATCAAA GTGCTTGGACCCCTGCCTGAACTCCCATTGGAAAGCAGTGATGATGTATCCACTGATAAGACGAACAAGAATCAGGCATCTCTCTATTTG ATTTCTGATGCTACTGGCTCCATGAAGGCAACTAAGGTGGCTGATAAAAACCCATTCCAACAAGACATGCTTTCCCAGAGTGAATGTTACATCTTGGACAATGGAGGAGACAATAAGATATTTATCTGGAAAG GGAAGAATGCAAATGCAGATGAGCGCAAAGCAGCTTCTTTTGCTGCACAGAAGTTCATCAAAGACAAGAATTACTCTGAAAACACTCAG GTCCAGGTAATGCCAGCTGGGGGTGAGACCACCCTGTTCAAACAGTTCTTCTTCAACTGGTTGGACAAGGATGAGACCACAGGCCCAAGTAAGGCCTACACAATTGGTCGCATCGCTCAGGTGGAGCAGATTCCCTTCGACGCCTCCATGCTCCACAGCAACAACTCCATGGCTGCCCAGCACGGCATGGTGGATGATGGCTCTGGGAAAGTCAAG ATTTGGCGTGTGGAAGGAGGTGAAAAAGTTTCTGTGGACCCATCCACCTATGGACAGTTCTTTGGAGGTGACTGTTACCTGGTGCTGTACTCCTACAAcgcaggaggcagagagaagcaTATCATCTACACCTG GCAGGGGCAGAAGTGCACTCAGGATGAACTGGCTGCTTCAGCCTATCTCACCGTCAACCTGGACGACTCCATGGGTGGAGTAGCTACCCAG GTTCGTGTCAGTCAGGGCCAAGAACACCCTCAtcttgtgagtgtgtttaagGAGAAGTCTTTGGTCATCCACCTGGGTGGGACATCCCGTGAGTCTGGCGAGAGCAAGCCCGGCAGCACACGGCTCTTCCACATCCGCCAGAGCTCCAACAAAGCCACGCGGGCTGTTGAG GTGGAGCCCACTGCCTCCTCTCTGAACACCAACGACGTGTTTGTGCTGAAGTCACCTGAGTCCCTGTTCCTGTGGAAGGGAAAGGGAGCAACCCCCGAGGAGATGGCTGCAGCCAAGTACGTTGCTGGCCTGCTTGGAGGAACTGCCACTGTGGTGGAGGAGACCAAGGAGCCAG CTGGTTTCTGGTCAGCCCTGGGCGGGAAGAAGGAATACCAGACCTCCAAGACTCTCCAAAAGATGGTCAGGCCTCCACGACTGTTCAGCTGTTCAAACAAGATTGGCAGGCTGATA GCGGAGGAGGTGCCTGGTGAGGTCACACAGATGGATCTGGCAACCGACGATGTCATGATTCTGGACACCGGGGATCAG ATCTTTGTTTGGGTCGGAAAGGATGCCAATGAGGTGGAGAAAACCGGATCACAAAAGATTG cCGAAGACTATGTGAATTCGGACCCCTCTGGCCGTCGTGGTATCCCCATCAGCACCATTAAGCAGGGAGAGGAGCCACCCTCCTTCACCGGCTGGTTCCATGCCTGGGACCCCACGATGTGGGACAAAGATCTTTTGCAGTGCATGCAAGCCCGCATCAAAAAGCATTAG